DNA sequence from the Sediminibacillus dalangtanensis genome:
TTGGTAATGCTCCGTAATTAATTCGTACATTTCCGGCTGTTCTGTTTTCGCCCAGTTTATTGCCTGACCAATTCCGATATTTCCGAGCGATTCCATCCAATCGACCGCATACACCTGATGATGATTCAATTCGTCTGCACACCGGAAACCGAATTGATGAATTTCGTTTACTTCAAGTGAAAATTTCCCGTTTCTGTATTGCTGAAAGTCATGGTTCAGGGTATTGTGATGCTTTTTTTCGACTTCTAAGGCAATTTTCGTCGGTTGAAATTCTTTTAAGCAGTCGACCACCTTTTTAATATCCTGCTTGTTTTGCTCCGTTAAAGTTCCGTCCATTTGATAACGAAATAAGTCTGGGGTGTAGCGCATATGGAAAGTGCCAAAGACCATTATTTGAGGTTTTGCGTTACTCAATTTCCTTCGTTCCCCTTTCTTATGGTTTTTCTGTTTAGACAAGTTGGTGTATATAGGTCATGATACCTGAATACTCCAAAAAAAGGAATGCTTATTCGGCTTATAATGGAAAGCACGCTTCATTTGGAATAAGGAGGATGGGTTAATTAGAAACTATCGATAATTACAGAAAGGAGGACATTAAATGTCAGGTAGACGTGAAGGCCCAAAACAACAAAAGCAGCCCAACCTGCCGAAAAGTCCAAGTCAGCCTTATGGAGAACCATTAAGCGGGTCCCATCAAGTGAAAAATCAAAACCATTCTCGTCAGAAACGAAAATCTTCTCATGATTTATAGAAAAAGGCAGCCGTCCGGGCTGCTTTTTTTCTGTATCTCAGAAAAATGAAAAATCGGCTAAAATATCCAGCAATGGAGTACTACTATATAGCCGTATCCGTCAAAGGTACGCCAATCGACGAGTTTTCTGTACAAAAGTGCTTGGCACTTTACAGTTTAGCGGTTTTATCTAGTATAATGGGGATGTCTGGGATTTTGTCAGAACAAAAAACTGGACGATGGGTAGAAAAGCAAACAAGGAAATCTGTTTTGCCCGTGCAGGGTATTTGATAAATAGAGGAATTCGAATGGCTGTCGAGGACAGCGAGAATCAGCAAATAGGGAGCTAATAAGGAATGGAGATTATTCAAATTCAAGACGCGCCTCCAGCGAATAACGAGCCAATCATTTTATGTATCGGAAAATTTGATGGTGTCCACCTCGGTCACCAGTCGATATTACGGCAAGCCGGGCGCTTGAAAGAAACCGGACAGTCATTAGCGGTCATGACCTTCCACCCGCATCCCCTGTGGGCATTAAAGCGTGATGAACGATATAGACAATGTGTGACACCGAGCAGGGAGAAATACCGCCAGCTGGAACGTCTTGGTGTCAGCAAAGTATATGAAATCGAATTTACGGAAAAATACGCAGAGACGACCCCTGAAACATTTGTTTATCAGCATCTATCCTTGCTGAATATTAAAGGGATTGTAGTAGGGGAAGGGTTCAATTTTGGCAAAGGCCGTAAATCGGATACCGACCTTTTGACAGATTTATCAGCTGATATCGGAATTCCGGTAACAATAGCGCCGTTAATGACAATTGGCGGTCAGAAAATCAGCAGTACGGATATCAGGGCCTCCATCCGAGAGGGCCAGTTTGAAAAAGTTAACACATTGCTTGGCAGAAACTATTCCGTAAACGGAAAAGTAGTGGAAGGGGATGCGCTTGGCAGGAAGCTTGGCTTTCCGACCGCTAACTTGGCACCGGATGGCGATTATGAGTTGCCGGGAAGCGGTGTATATCTAGGAAGCGTCGAGATAGCCACAGAGAACGACATGGCGGGCGAATGCTGGTATGCACTAATCAATGCAGGTTACCGACCAACGGTAAATGGGAAAGATTATCTGATTGAAGCCTATTTATTGGATTTCTCTGGCGACCTCTACGGCAAATCGATGAAGGTGTCGTTCATTCAAAAAATGCGTGAAGAAGAAAACTTTGCTTCCCTTGATGAATTAATCAAGCAAATGAACAAAGACAAAGAAGAGGCGCGCGTGAAACTTGGACTAAATAATCACTCCTGAAAAAGCCGAAGTTTGCGGCAGAGAGAGGGGCTGACAATGGGAATAGTGGTTGTCGAAATTTGCGACGCCAGTTTGATCAATGAAGTGGATGTTGAACAAATTTTGGAATCGGAGTATTCGGAAGTTTCGGTAGTGAAATACGATTGCTTGTCCTTTTGCGGACTTTGCCGGGTACGTCCCTATGCCATGGTAAATGGGACCCGCGTGTTCGGCAAGACTGCAGAAGAGTGTCTGAAAGCAATCCGGAGCCAAATCGACGAAGAACTGGCTTTTTATATGGATTAAACTGGACAAAATACGTCTCCGACTAGCTTCAGCTGTGCTATAATAAAGATCGTTCCGATTTTGGGAGAGCTGGCTGCAGGAGTTGAAGAACGTGGAATTGATAAAAATATTCAAACACAGCATTGCATTGCCGAAAAAGCAGGCTGTGTTCTGGCTTAACAGAGTAAGCATGCGCGATACCTTGGTATATATTTTCTTGTTGATATTTGTTTTATATTTACCGGAAGGCTATGCTTTGGCCTTTCAGAAAAACCTTTTATTGGACAGTGATTTGCGGAGTGTATTCATCCTGCAGAGCATTACTTTTTATCCGATGTATGTCATTTTCACCGGATTGGTGGTCATTTCTGCCCTGGCTGCTGGCGCTCTGCTAATGGCACGTTTGCTGCACAGGAAGCTTGCTTTCCAGCATCTCTGGAAAATGACAGCCTTTGCTTTGACATTGCCGCTTATTATTTATACTGCGATAAAATTGACAGGCTGGGGAAATGGTTACCTTGTTTTGCTGTTGCTTGTCGGTCTTTATTTGATTCTATACAAAATGATTACCGTTTATCCAAAAAGAAAAAAGCAATCAAGTCGATGAGTTATCCAAAACCTTTATCATTTGTATTTACGAATGGTAAAGGTTTTTTAAATTGTAAAAATATTTTTGAAATATTCGGATAATTACAAGGTCGTGTGCAT
Encoded proteins:
- a CDS encoding DUF5694 domain-containing protein, encoding MSNAKPQIMVFGTFHMRYTPDLFRYQMDGTLTEQNKQDIKKVVDCLKEFQPTKIALEVEKKHHNTLNHDFQQYRNGKFSLEVNEIHQFGFRCADELNHHQVYAVDWMESLGNIGIGQAINWAKTEQPEMYELITEHYQPQINTYSATTNIVELIMACNMEVRSTLDHEMNMAVARIGKEENYVGIDWLRWWYQRNLILYANLAEITAAGDRTLLIIGAGHIHLLTRFLQESGQFDVIPALDYLTF
- a CDS encoding small acid-soluble spore protein P, translated to MSGRREGPKQQKQPNLPKSPSQPYGEPLSGSHQVKNQNHSRQKRKSSHDL
- a CDS encoding bifunctional riboflavin kinase/FAD synthetase translates to MEIIQIQDAPPANNEPIILCIGKFDGVHLGHQSILRQAGRLKETGQSLAVMTFHPHPLWALKRDERYRQCVTPSREKYRQLERLGVSKVYEIEFTEKYAETTPETFVYQHLSLLNIKGIVVGEGFNFGKGRKSDTDLLTDLSADIGIPVTIAPLMTIGGQKISSTDIRASIREGQFEKVNTLLGRNYSVNGKVVEGDALGRKLGFPTANLAPDGDYELPGSGVYLGSVEIATENDMAGECWYALINAGYRPTVNGKDYLIEAYLLDFSGDLYGKSMKVSFIQKMREEENFASLDELIKQMNKDKEEARVKLGLNNHS
- a CDS encoding DUF1450 domain-containing protein, with the translated sequence MGIVVVEICDASLINEVDVEQILESEYSEVSVVKYDCLSFCGLCRVRPYAMVNGTRVFGKTAEECLKAIRSQIDEELAFYMD
- a CDS encoding DUF1189 family protein, whose translation is MELIKIFKHSIALPKKQAVFWLNRVSMRDTLVYIFLLIFVLYLPEGYALAFQKNLLLDSDLRSVFILQSITFYPMYVIFTGLVVISALAAGALLMARLLHRKLAFQHLWKMTAFALTLPLIIYTAIKLTGWGNGYLVLLLLVGLYLILYKMITVYPKRKKQSSR